In Sulfitobacter albidus, the following proteins share a genomic window:
- a CDS encoding BrnA antitoxin family protein, whose amino-acid sequence MAVRSPVKQAHRNYFNNLMMQIEWDLHQTLLDEKRIPDDWHKIARGRMPQKKTRITLRVEEDVVKFFRRMGPGYQQRMNDVLAAWMQGRLAALIDGPDARDLDAEAFGSITRPRLGDVELLSRGLARDADGVVRDMETGEAVEE is encoded by the coding sequence ATGGCCGTTCGCAGCCCCGTCAAGCAGGCGCATCGCAACTATTTCAACAACCTGATGATGCAGATCGAATGGGATCTGCACCAGACGCTGCTGGATGAAAAACGTATCCCCGACGACTGGCACAAGATCGCGCGGGGCCGGATGCCGCAAAAGAAAACCCGCATCACGCTGCGGGTGGAGGAGGACGTGGTGAAGTTCTTTCGCCGCATGGGGCCGGGGTATCAGCAGCGGATGAACGACGTGCTGGCGGCCTGGATGCAGGGACGGCTGGCGGCGCTGATCGACGGGCCGGATGCGCGAGATCTGGACGCCGAAGCCTTTGGCAGTATCACGCGCCCGCGGCTGGGGGATGTGGAACTGCTGTCGCGGGGGCTGGCGCGGGACGCCGACGGCGTTGTGCGCGATATGGAGACGGGGGAGGCGGTGGAGGAGTGA
- the arsH gene encoding arsenical resistance protein ArsH, producing the protein MSDALPALVAQALPTIDVDNLKSADDPGHKPRILMLYGSLRDVSYSRRAAEEAARILDYLGCETRMFDPRGLPQPDGAEPDHPKVAELRDLAVWAEGMVWSSPERHGAMTGIMKSQIDWLPLSLKGGIRPTQGKTLAVMQVSGGSQSFNAVNQMRILGRWMRMITIPNQSSIPKAWLEFDSEGRLPEGPFYNRIVDVMEELVKFTWLTRGRSDYLVDRYSERVESAEDVHKRVSLKDV; encoded by the coding sequence GTGTCTGACGCGCTGCCGGCGCTTGTTGCTCAGGCGCTCCCGACCATTGATGTGGATAACCTGAAAAGTGCCGATGATCCGGGCCATAAGCCGCGGATCCTGATGCTTTACGGCAGCTTGCGGGATGTCAGCTATTCCCGTCGCGCCGCCGAGGAGGCCGCGCGCATCCTTGACTATCTCGGCTGCGAGACGCGGATGTTTGACCCGCGGGGACTACCGCAGCCCGACGGCGCGGAGCCCGATCATCCCAAGGTGGCCGAGCTGCGGGATCTGGCCGTGTGGGCGGAGGGGATGGTGTGGTCCTCCCCTGAACGACACGGCGCCATGACCGGCATCATGAAGAGCCAGATCGACTGGCTGCCCCTGTCGCTCAAGGGCGGGATCCGCCCGACGCAGGGCAAGACGCTGGCCGTGATGCAGGTCTCTGGCGGGTCGCAATCGTTTAACGCGGTCAATCAGATGCGGATACTGGGGCGCTGGATGCGGATGATCACCATTCCAAATCAGTCAAGTATCCCAAAGGCTTGGCTTGAATTTGACAGCGAAGGACGCTTGCCCGAAGGTCCATTCTACAACCGTATCGTGGACGTGATGGAGGAGCTGGTAAAGTTCACCTGGCTTACCCGCGGGCGGTCGGACTATCTGGTGGACCGATACTCGGAGCGCGTCGAGAGCGCCGAGGACGTGCACAAACGGGTATCTTTGAAAGACGTCTAG
- a CDS encoding ABC transporter permease subunit, giving the protein MIKLTALGIRQVPESTKEAALAFGASERQLLRKVELPMAVPSIMAGLNQTIMLALSMATISAFIGAEGLGAIVTSALGDAQAGKGLLAGVAIALVAMMIDRILRGIRNSFSRI; this is encoded by the coding sequence ATGATCAAGCTGACCGCGCTGGGCATCCGGCAAGTGCCCGAAAGCACCAAAGAGGCTGCGCTGGCCTTCGGCGCGTCCGAACGTCAGCTCCTGCGAAAGGTAGAATTACCAATGGCCGTTCCGTCCATCATGGCGGGCCTCAATCAGACCATCATGCTGGCCCTGTCCATGGCCACGATCTCGGCCTTCATTGGCGCAGAGGGGCTTGGCGCGATCGTCACGTCAGCCCTTGGCGATGCACAGGCGGGCAAGGGGCTGCTTGCGGGCGTCGCCATCGCCCTCGTGGCGATGATGATCGACCGCATCCTGCGCGGCATCCGAAACTCATTCAGCCGCATCTGA
- a CDS encoding beta-ketoacyl-ACP synthase III — MYTPAITGTGVFTPEQVITNAELVAAFNAYVDLYNAEHAEEIAAGTLPAKAHSSEEFIVKASGIEQRYVIDKTGILDPQVMHPLLRQRADDEPSLMAEMALDAAQKALAQAGKTAADVDAVICAASNLERAYPAVAIEIQELLQINGFAFDMNVACSSATFGIQAAADMIRSGSIRSALVVNPEICSAHLEWRDRDCHFIFGDVATATLIERSEDAAGSYFEIKSTRCATEFSNNIRNNNGFLRRSRPDGVADRRDMQFMQNGRKVFKEVLPMVSEHIAGHMDDEGVQASDLKRIWLHQANKSMNDFIGRKVLGRVPEPGEQPNILQDYANTSSAGSIIAFSKYSDDLKDGETGLICSFGAGYSVGSVIVQKHV; from the coding sequence ATGTACACACCCGCGATCACAGGCACCGGCGTATTCACCCCCGAACAGGTCATCACCAACGCCGAATTGGTCGCCGCGTTCAACGCCTACGTGGATCTCTACAACGCGGAGCACGCCGAGGAGATTGCCGCAGGCACCCTGCCCGCCAAGGCCCACTCATCGGAAGAATTCATCGTCAAGGCATCGGGGATCGAGCAGCGCTATGTGATTGACAAGACTGGCATTCTCGACCCGCAGGTCATGCATCCCCTGCTGCGCCAGCGCGCCGATGATGAGCCTTCGCTCATGGCCGAAATGGCGCTGGATGCCGCCCAAAAGGCGCTTGCGCAGGCGGGAAAGACGGCGGCGGACGTGGATGCGGTCATCTGTGCGGCCTCCAACCTCGAACGCGCCTACCCCGCCGTCGCGATCGAGATACAGGAGTTGTTGCAAATCAATGGCTTCGCCTTTGATATGAACGTCGCCTGCTCCTCTGCCACCTTCGGGATTCAGGCGGCGGCGGACATGATCCGCTCCGGATCGATCCGCAGCGCACTGGTCGTTAACCCGGAAATATGCTCCGCCCATCTAGAATGGCGCGATCGCGATTGCCATTTCATCTTTGGCGATGTGGCAACCGCCACATTGATCGAGCGGAGCGAGGACGCGGCGGGGAGCTATTTCGAAATCAAATCAACGCGCTGCGCGACAGAGTTCTCCAACAACATCCGCAACAACAACGGCTTCCTGCGCCGCTCGCGCCCCGACGGCGTGGCCGATCGCCGCGACATGCAGTTCATGCAGAACGGTCGCAAGGTGTTCAAGGAGGTGCTGCCGATGGTGTCCGAGCACATCGCAGGCCACATGGACGATGAGGGCGTTCAAGCCTCTGATCTCAAACGAATTTGGCTGCATCAGGCCAACAAATCCATGAATGATTTTATCGGCCGCAAGGTGCTTGGCCGGGTGCCAGAGCCGGGGGAGCAACCCAATATCCTGCAGGATTACGCCAATACTTCCTCCGCCGGGTCGATCATCGCCTTCTCGAAATACTCAGACGATCTGAAGGATGGCGAGACCGGCCTGATCTGCTCTTTCGGCGCGGGATATTCTGTGGGGTCGGTGATCGTGCAAAAGCACGTCTAG
- a CDS encoding DUF1989 domain-containing protein: MRDEFTVPRGTALAYELAAGEKVQIIDIDGQQCSDFQALTLRGLDAGREHLIDSTATRSMVRHSYPGPGMLDKFFDPHMVPMLRVLQDTCGQHDTFGLACTARGYEDRGFPGHVNCSDNISEALTPFGVIPRAGWPAINFFWRTWIDAHHHIQTEESHSRPGDFVTMEALEPLVAVSTACPDDIDPINGWNPTDIHVRIYQAEAPIQHAVAYRSKEDAPMRLSQPSPFHVRHADLTEHFAPARDLWLPTVYPGVGTVGEYWACRDAATLQDMSGLRKFDVIGPDAEVLLQKALTRNIAKLAQWRGTYALMCDAGGEVIDDGTLFRLAPELFRWCCGSEESGRWLTQLAAQNGLQVRIHDLQGSLPNLALQGPRSREILRDVVFTQPHVPGLDQLGWFGATVARLHDREGAPFFLTRSGYTGELGYEIFCAAPHAETIWDALMRAGAPRGLKPMGSHALDIIRTEAGLAAAGAEFAPGVDAWEAGLGFAVDLRKADFVGKAALERNRTAPRKVLRGLKFDCDDVPAQGAAVYAGERPVGVVTSAARSPMLECAIAMVRLGVESADTGTRLEVGQLDGRMKRLGATVCDIPFVDPKRERARA; the protein is encoded by the coding sequence GTGCGCGACGAGTTCACGGTACCGCGCGGCACGGCTCTGGCCTATGAGCTGGCGGCGGGCGAAAAGGTCCAGATCATCGACATCGACGGGCAGCAATGCTCCGATTTCCAGGCGCTCACCCTGCGCGGGCTGGATGCCGGACGGGAGCATCTGATCGACAGCACCGCGACCAGATCGATGGTCCGGCACAGCTATCCCGGTCCCGGGATGCTGGACAAGTTCTTTGATCCGCACATGGTGCCGATGCTGCGGGTTTTGCAAGACACCTGCGGGCAGCACGACACCTTCGGGCTGGCCTGCACCGCCCGCGGCTACGAAGACCGCGGCTTTCCCGGTCACGTAAATTGTTCGGATAACATCTCCGAGGCGCTCACGCCGTTCGGAGTAATCCCCCGCGCAGGCTGGCCCGCCATCAATTTCTTCTGGCGCACGTGGATTGATGCACATCACCACATCCAGACCGAGGAAAGCCATTCGCGGCCCGGTGACTTTGTCACAATGGAGGCGCTGGAGCCGCTCGTGGCTGTGTCGACCGCCTGCCCGGACGACATCGACCCCATCAATGGCTGGAACCCCACCGACATCCACGTGCGCATCTACCAGGCCGAGGCCCCGATCCAACACGCCGTCGCCTACCGGTCCAAGGAGGATGCCCCGATGCGTCTGTCTCAGCCGTCGCCGTTTCACGTTCGCCACGCGGACCTTACCGAACATTTCGCCCCTGCCCGAGATCTGTGGCTGCCAACGGTCTATCCCGGCGTCGGAACGGTGGGCGAATATTGGGCCTGCAGGGACGCGGCCACGCTGCAGGACATGTCGGGCCTGCGCAAATTCGACGTGATCGGGCCGGATGCAGAAGTCCTTTTGCAAAAGGCGCTGACCCGCAACATTGCAAAACTGGCGCAATGGCGCGGAACCTACGCGCTCATGTGCGATGCCGGAGGCGAGGTGATCGACGACGGCACCCTGTTTCGTCTTGCGCCAGAGCTGTTTCGCTGGTGCTGCGGGTCGGAGGAAAGCGGGCGGTGGCTGACGCAGCTGGCCGCGCAAAACGGGCTGCAGGTCCGGATCCACGACTTGCAGGGATCGCTGCCGAACCTGGCCCTGCAAGGCCCCAGATCCCGCGAAATTCTGCGCGATGTTGTCTTCACCCAGCCCCATGTGCCCGGCCTTGATCAATTGGGGTGGTTCGGCGCGACGGTCGCCCGCCTTCATGACCGCGAGGGGGCGCCGTTTTTCCTGACCCGGTCGGGCTATACCGGTGAGCTGGGTTACGAGATCTTCTGTGCTGCGCCGCATGCAGAGACGATCTGGGATGCCTTGATGCGGGCGGGCGCGCCGCGCGGGCTCAAACCCATGGGCTCGCACGCCCTGGACATCATCCGGACCGAAGCAGGCCTGGCAGCAGCCGGAGCAGAATTTGCGCCCGGCGTGGACGCCTGGGAAGCCGGGCTCGGTTTTGCGGTGGATCTGCGAAAGGCCGATTTTGTCGGCAAAGCCGCGCTGGAGCGCAATCGCACCGCGCCGCGAAAGGTGCTCAGGGGCCTGAAATTCGACTGTGACGATGTGCCGGCGCAGGGGGCTGCAGTCTATGCGGGGGAACGGCCCGTGGGCGTCGTGACGTCGGCTGCGCGCTCTCCCATGCTGGAATGCGCGATTGCGATGGTGCGGCTCGGCGTCGAAAGCGCCGATACCGGAACAAGGCTTGAGGTAGGACAATTGGACGGACGCATGAAACGGCTGGGAGCCACGGTATGTGACATTCCCTTTGTAGACCCCAAACGTGAAAGAGCCCGCGCATGA
- a CDS encoding glycine betaine ABC transporter substrate-binding protein, which translates to MNALKSTAAFAALALAATGASAQEKVTFSDLSWNGAQAIGHVLSTIIEEEMGGDAEIVSGMNQAAVIMAGMDKGDGSIDVFTDLWMPNQQALWDEYIDGLGTVKTNQPYNGTSNIYVPSYMAEKGVRSIDDLRDPEVAAMFDTDGNGKGEYWAGDVTWASTKRWQIKFKSYGLDGLWEPNIVSADTFKAGLEAAYTSEQPQLFYYWTPEAIHVKYDLTALEEPGRTDGCEDVDLDAEDWLEVSEFNCVIASNDIFVAYSASLEERNPAVAKMLSNVQFTGDEINEWIVEMFENKRDPREVAEDWIADNKETVTGWISG; encoded by the coding sequence ATGAACGCGTTAAAATCCACTGCTGCATTCGCAGCACTTGCACTGGCCGCCACCGGGGCTTCGGCCCAGGAAAAGGTCACGTTTTCCGATCTCAGCTGGAACGGAGCACAAGCCATCGGCCATGTGCTGTCCACCATCATCGAAGAAGAGATGGGCGGCGATGCCGAGATCGTCTCGGGCATGAATCAGGCCGCGGTCATCATGGCCGGCATGGACAAGGGCGACGGTTCCATCGACGTCTTTACCGATCTGTGGATGCCCAATCAGCAGGCGCTGTGGGATGAATATATCGACGGTCTGGGCACCGTGAAGACGAACCAGCCCTATAACGGCACATCCAACATCTACGTCCCCTCCTACATGGCAGAAAAGGGCGTGCGCTCGATCGACGATCTGCGCGATCCAGAAGTCGCCGCAATGTTTGACACCGATGGGAACGGAAAAGGCGAATATTGGGCCGGCGACGTGACCTGGGCGTCAACCAAGCGCTGGCAGATCAAATTCAAATCCTACGGTCTCGATGGTCTGTGGGAGCCCAACATCGTTTCTGCCGACACGTTCAAGGCCGGGCTCGAAGCCGCCTATACGTCCGAGCAGCCACAGCTTTTCTACTACTGGACGCCTGAAGCGATCCACGTGAAATACGACCTGACCGCGCTTGAAGAGCCCGGCCGCACAGACGGCTGCGAGGACGTGGACCTCGATGCGGAAGACTGGCTGGAAGTGTCCGAGTTCAACTGCGTCATCGCGTCCAACGATATCTTCGTGGCCTATTCCGCGTCGCTCGAAGAGCGCAACCCGGCAGTGGCCAAAATGCTGTCGAACGTGCAGTTCACGGGTGACGAGATCAACGAATGGATCGTCGAGATGTTCGAGAACAAGCGTGATCCGCGCGAAGTGGCAGAAGACTGGATCGCGGATAACAAAGAGACCGTGACGGGCTGGATCAGCGGCTGA